CTCTAACttgagctttgtttattaatgaattcactctGTTTTACCttacaaaaaattaaaagttaattacacataatatatataagtagttgcaagtatagttgtgtgtgtatcttctcatgattattcaaagaccctttcatcccttcgactttataggctacctttcaagtgtgtaactcaatggaaatatgtgaactcagtgtttaactttaaatactgacattatttttttcattaattattgatattactaccgtacaaattgtataatattcataattatgaaatctttgcgaatttgttatatcacataattatttttcctgattatactgagcgctagctctccatttgtatattaatttttttttaatgactcttaatttgtaggtttcgcagctgtcataacatcagcacaatgtcatgcatgcatgcactacagttgtcaaatgcaacttttgattatttctttgtaatttttattgttatttgaacaaatggaatttttatattttaatttgaatttgtactagtatttgtatttgaattttgaatattttgaaaaaacttttgttatctgaacaaatgttatttctttattttaattgaatttatatttgaattcaaaattttgaatgatttacgaattttgtagtaattatggttttaggttatgtatgcgaaaatgtaattacaaatttttacataagaattgatgattaaaaaatatattagtattaaaagttttttaatttttctaattatcagcaaaatattcaaatttgtcactaataccttactattagtgacgaatttcaatccttcactaataccctactattagtgatgaatttgtaattcgtcactaataccctactattaatgATGAATTTGAGTTGAACTATTTTAGAATTTATAGTAACGAtagtagggttttagtgacggttataatctatcactaatagtccattattagtgacaaaattttgaatttgtcactaaaagttagtagtaatgttagatataacaactattttaaaaccgtcattaatacttataaattcatcactaatagtaccttgattttttgtagtgatcgAAGCTGGGTGTTGGGCTTAGTGGGCTGGCTAGCAGAGTAGCAGAAGCAGTAGACGAGTGAGAGTTTGAGAGACGATTTAGATGAGGCCGGATGGCGGACACACGGCACAATGGAGACGAGAGAGTGAGTTTGTGAGAGTGACGAGTGAGAGTCTGAGAGACAACTCAGACAAGGCCGGACGACGGACGCATGACGCAACGGAGTCACAGACTCACAACGAGAgtggagaagagaagaagagaaatgAGGAAGGAGGAGGCAGAGGCGGGCGGCACGCACGGCAGATGGCACAACAGAGTTACAGACTTACAGTGAAGAAGAGACATGAGGATACAATCAGAGGGGTGAAGAATGTGCCTAGAAACAATTGTATACTTCTCTTGgcattttgagttttgaagtaGTATGATGTAATTTTATTGTAATTTTGGATGTAGTTCCTTGATGGCTATGATGTAATTTTGGATGGAGTTCTTTAGTTCCCCTCTATCTGGGTATGCCCAGTGAATgttgtacatatccattttggtCAATATAAGTTTTACGctttatgattaaaaaaaaaagaaaaaaagagagagacatgaggaagaaggaagaggagGAGGTGGGAGGGGGGAGGCGGCATGAATTGAAagtgaaaactgaaaaaggtgaaaccTAAAAAGTGtaaactaaaaaattaaaagttaaaaaccTAATGCTGTAAGCTGCAACCTGTGCTGATGTGCCTATGCCTATATGGctatattacatattatatttttacaagccatattatatatatatatatatatatatcttatataaatcaATTTTTCGATTTTTTTCTATTCGGtttcaaaataaaatagaaaccgaaaccaaaaaccaaaaaaccgaACCCTTTATGGTTTTGGTTTAGTTTCGGTCCGATTTTcgattttttggtaatttttgtacaatgcatttattgtattttattttaaatatttcccTAAAAAAACTCGGATATTCCATGTTTTGGTGGTCTACTTGGCTCTTTGCTGTCAGGCGAAAATATGTCTGACACAGTCTCAAAGCCAAACATGGGAGGGCGGTGGTATCATTTCACAAGCTTGCATTTTCCAATTCCCTCTTGAGTTTCAGCAGGAAATATTCCAGTAGTATACTCAGTAGGTGTTAACTTCAAAGTTTTTGTGGAGTCACTATTGCTCTGGTGCTATAGCCAGAGAGCTCGTCCTTAGCAATTTCACAATGTGGCAATCAATGCAAAcgtttaattttcatattactTAAAGTTGTTTCTGTCTTCAAGCAAAAGTTGTCTATTTCATTTCAGAAAATTGCACCCTACAAACCTAGAGAGATAGGCAGGCCattgaaatttaaaatcaatGGTGACTAAGAGGGAGAGGGTGCGCACGCTGTGTCTGTGATAAACGCACTTGAGGTGTATATGGTAGAAGTCTAGATGATGGTCTTTGTTTATATTGTCGATCCACTTATTGCAATCCCATCACCTTTCCTAGTAATCATTCGGCCAGTAAAAAAAATGATAGCGTGGACCTTAGCCTCTACCCTGCTCACCTCACCTAGTCATCAATCGGCCAGGAAAAAAAATGATAGCGTGCACCTTACCCTCTACCCTACTCACCTCACCTAGTCATCAATCGGCCAGGAAAAAACTGATATTTAGGGTATATTTCATTCACTTTGATATTTCATTCACTTGGTTGAGATGTTCCGACATCTTCGAGTAGGTTTAGGCTTTTAGTTTCAACCATGTTAGATCACAGTTTCGGGGACTATGACCCCGAAGCCCATCTAATATCATTCGCAAGTCGCAACCTGCTCAAGTTGACGATGTTTGAATAATACTTGTCAATATGCCTATATAACAACTCGCACCTCAATTGTTAGGACAACTCTCCTGGCCCCTTAGCTTCCTGCTCCCACCACACACACTCTCTCAGGGCACTAACACCTTCTGCTACACCATGGATATCTTATACTGTTATCTTGCTCTCTTCTTGTCACTTCTCATTTTCCGACTTCAACTTCGTCCCCGCCGAATTTCACCACCGACCCCATTTGCTCTTCCAATAATTGGCCACCTTCACCTCATTAAGAACCCACTCTACGTAGCACTCGAGAGACTATCACTCCGATACGGTCCCATACTAAATCTCCGACTCGGTGTCCTGCCAATCGTCGTCGTGTCTTCTCCCTCTGCTGTTGAGGAGTGCTTCACCAAGAACGACATAATATTTGCAAACCGACCGCAATCTCTTGCTGGGGATGTACTTAGTTACGATTATACATCCCTCCCATTTGCTTCATATGGTCACCTTTGGCGAAGTGTTCGTCGCCTCACAGTCAAAGAAATGTTCTCCTCAAACAGCATCCAGAAAATTTCTGCCATCCGTAAAGAAGAAGTTCGTGACTTTCTTCGCCGACTTTATGAAGTCTCAAAGAGTGGAAGCCAAAAGGTGGAGCTGAAGTATTTTTTCTCCCTTCTAACGTTCAATGTTCTCATGAGGATATTTGCCGGAAAGCGCAGCATTGAAGGAGAGGCTGCAACCACCGTTATGGGAATCAGGCAGCATCTGCAAGAACTCAGAGAGATTTTCCTTCCGTCCCAGTCAATGAACATGTGTGACTTCCTGCCAATATTGAGGTGGGTTGGGTACAAAGGATTGGAGAAGAATATGGTCAAGATGTATAGGAAAAGAGATAAATTTCTGCAGAATTTGATAGATGA
The sequence above is a segment of the Malania oleifera isolate guangnan ecotype guangnan chromosome 8, ASM2987363v1, whole genome shotgun sequence genome. Coding sequences within it:
- the LOC131162756 gene encoding cytochrome P450 81C13-like, whose translation is MDILYCYLALFLSLLIFRLQLRPRRISPPTPFALPIIGHLHLIKNPLYVALERLSLRYGPILNLRLGVLPIVVVSSPSAVEECFTKNDIIFANRPQSLAGDVLSYDYTSLPFASYGHLWRSVRRLTVKEMFSSNSIQKISAIRKEEVRDFLRRLYEVSKSGSQKVELKYFFSLLTFNVLMRIFAGKRSIEGEAATTVMGIRQHLQELREIFLPSQSMNMCDFLPILRWVGYKGLEKNMVKMYRKRDKFLQNLIDEVRQKKATNSFNCTPNMESGKKMTVIENLLSLQESKPEFYSDKLIKSIIAAMFVAGTDTSALTLEWAMSLLLDHPKVLEKVRAEIDNHVEHERLIDELDLSKLPYLRCIVYEALRLYPAAPLLLPHFSSGDCTLGGYDIPRRTVLLVNVWALNRDPKVWEEPEKFKPERFEGTEGDREGFKFIPFGVGRRACPGAGMGMRTVSLALGAVIQCFELEKVGQEVNMSCNFTTTMARAEPLEAVCAPRQNFLKLLSQL